TTGGAATTCTGGCCGAGCCTTACCCCGGTTACCATAACCGCCGATCCCGACAAGTTGAAACAGGTGCTGATCAACCTGGTGACCAATGCCTGTGAAGCGATCGCTGAGGGCGATCGCGTGCATATCAGGGTGTCATCCAGGGGGAGCGATCGCAGTTGTCTCCAAGTTCACAATGGCGGTCGCCCCATTCATCCCGAACAGTTGGCCAAGCTCACCGAACCGTTTTTCACCACCAAGGCTACAGGCACCGGACTGGGATTAGCGATCGTGCAACAGATCATCAACGCCCACGCAGGCTCCCTCAAGATTGAGTCATCCACCACTGCTGGCACCACCGTCACCGCCACCTTGCCCAGTCAGCCCTAAATTTTCCTGCTAAATTTCTCGAAGTGCCCGCTATTCAAAGGCTTCAGGGCTAGCTTCGATCCCGCATTCACGTTTCCATGAACCGTCATGAACCAATCAAACACTTTAGGAGATTTCCACCGTGGCTTTACCCAATCCCGGCATGATCATCGATGCTGAAAGAACTGCG
This genomic interval from Candidatus Obscuribacterales bacterium contains the following:
- a CDS encoding ATP-binding protein, producing the protein MANYAAEVRSLRQQLAEKEHLAAVGTLAACIVHEIRNPLTTVGMWLDYCQRQNLPEPDQQRLALAVEDGDRLQRLLDQILLYAKLQTLHRQAVDLNQLVTETLATLQHTPVALNRRLEFWPSLTPVTITADPDKLKQVLINLVTNACEAIAEGDRVHIRVSSRGSDRSCLQVHNGGRPIHPEQLAKLTEPFFTTKATGTGLGLAIVQQIINAHAGSLKIESSTTAGTTVTATLPSQP